The window cagttaatagtatacattcaaaataaaataataatccaataagataatatttattatattaaaaaaataataaattaaaagtaatatttcaataaattaataattcaaaaaaattacaaaaattaataatccaataatgtaTTATTTACTATGatgtaaatattattaaaaataatatttgttgatatataataatctaataaagaaGAATTGCTCCAACTAAATGAAATTATAAAAAGAgtcaactaaaagaaattaataatccaatacaaTACTGTTTCGTCATATGTAATAATcccataatataatatttattataatataaatattatatattaaaaactatatgtactgatacataataattcaataaaaaagaattacttcaacaaaaaaaatattaaaaaaaataattagctaaaataaattaataatccaataaaacaacatttagtatatgaagaaaataataaattaaacgtAATAATACAatgaaaaatgtttaaaaattataaaaattaactaaaaaaattaataatccaataatataatatttattacgatataaatattatatattaaaaactatatgtattgatatataataatttaataaaaaagaattaccccaacaatttttttttaaaaaactcaactaaaataaattaataattcaataaaaaatatttattaatatataatattatatattaaaaataatatctattaatatataataatttattaaaataaaaaagaatatatGCAAAAATGGTACTTATAGTATAGTAAAAGACAAAACTGTGAAAATGGTCCctgggggtaaaattgtcattttaaggaACTTAACGGATGAGagaccaaaaccacaacaaaacttgttgaaaaggaccaaatctgcaacttttcaaacgtttggaccataaccacataaagtaagaaaccacagggaccatttttgcagttttgtcattATTGAATATTCAATAATACGAACTAGTTAGTGAATAgataaaattgtaaaaaaaaaatacaattaaagatataaaataaaatattattgaataaaaaataaaaaaatattacataTATGCAAACCATAAAATACGAATAAATATTGAGGTGGCATCTATACTTTGTGCTCATTTTTTATGTTCTTATctattttttattcttaaattaaattaaattaatattcaTGAGAATCTATCCAAATCAaatatgtaaaagtatgtgaatagtGTTTCGTGTTTGTGTGACGCAGTCGTATTTACCATCGGAAACTCCCAGCGGACTGAAGCATCTCCGAGAGAAAGATCTAGCTAGCCTTCGAGGCGATGGTGTCCCCGAAGGCCCTCGGAAAAAGCACGATCGAATATACGATTACGATGTATACAATGATCTCGGTGATCCGGACAAGAAGCCGGAATTGGCACGTCCGGTGCTCGGAACCGAGGATTTGCCTTACCCTAGGCGTTGCAAAACCGGTCGCCCTCGCACTAAATCAGGTATCGATCATCTTGACATCAGCACAACGATCTTAGATTTCCTCTTAGCTTTCGTTTCCTATGACTATTAATTCATAAAGATCTCCTGCTGAATTGGAAATATTGTACAGAGATTATGCCGATCCGTTAAGTTTCATCGATCTAGCCCTAAATTTGAGTAAATCAGCCGATTTGTGCATCAGAAATTCTCTCgaatttgtgttatttgttttaAGTTAGTTGCTTCATTCTGTTAGTAACATGACTTGCCATTGATTCAATTTATCCTGCTAATTAACATGACTTGCCATTGATTCAATTTAGTAACATGACTTGCCATTGATTCAATTTATCCTGCTAATTAACATTTCATAGCAATTAAACAAATTACTTCATTGTTGTTTGGTTGGATGATTGAATAAAATTTCGAATTCAGATCCTTTATCAGAGTCAAGACACAGTGGTATCTACGTGCCAAGAGATGAAGCCTTCTCGGAATTGAAAAATATGACATTCTCAGCAAGGACAGTATACTCATTGATGCATGCAGTTATCCCTTCATTACAAACATCCATTATTGACCACGAGCTTCCATTTCCACATTTCACATCAATTGACTCTCTTTACAAGGATGGGCTTCATATGCCCCAGTTAGAATCCAAAGGGTTTCTTAGAAATACACTACCTCGACTTCTCAAAATGGTTGAAGATACCCAACATAGCATATTGCGCTTTGAGACCCCTGCAATATTCAAAAGTAAGTTAATCaataaaaccaattttttttttatgtatccAGCTTTTCATATCCAAGCTATCCTACATTCGAAATCATAAAGATTTACACTTTATTTTGCAGAAGATAAATTTTGTTGGTTAAAAGATGAAGAACTTTGTCGACAAACTCTTGCTGGCCTACACCCATGTGCCATTCAATGTGTGAAGGTATACTTTTCAACCCCTATCCTCACATCTATTACTTAGTTTTCAATAGCTTAGGTAGTTTTTGCCTTTTTggtactcaacaatagaattggAAATGAAAATATCTTGTTTGTTTGCCATAAAAGAATGGAATGAAGCATTTTTTTTTTCTCAGAATGTTATGCATTCTCATGGGTTGATTTACATTACATGGGGGTGCTATGTTTATAATTGTAAAgtaattttaaatatataactttTAACAACACCAACGTTTTTCAGAAATTTAAAACtgcaatcaatttttttttctttaaacttccaaaaagtatatttaaacgatataaaatatgtttttatgtaatttttctaACGATATATCTTTATtagaataaaatttatttttcttaaataacattattatttttatataggaATGGCCTCTAAAAAGTCAACTCGACCCTGAAGTGTACGGCCCACCGGAATCAGCAATTACAAAAGAATTAATCGAGGAAGTAATTGGAGGCATCATCCCGGTTGAGGAGGTACACGTCATCATCACATTCACAAATTATACCAATTTCATatttatcatttaaaaaaaaacaaaaaggtagaaaattaaatgaaattatCATTTATCATTTTATCATGCAGGCGTTAAAGCAGAAAAAGCTTTACATCATAGACTACCACGACATCCTCCTCCCATACGTAAACAAAGTGAGAGAAATCGAAAACATGAGAACAACGTTATACGGATCAAGATTACTAATGTTCTTAACACCTTCCGGAACCTTACGACCAGTGGCCATTGAATTAGTCCGGCCACCTGGCGATGGAACACCGCAATGGAAACAAGCATTCACTCCACGGTGGGATTCCACCGGAGCCTGGCTTTGGAAATTAGCCAAAGTCCATTTCCTTGCTCATGACACCGGAATCCACCAGCTTGTAAGCCACTGGTAAGTTATTAATTACACGGATGgtcctatggtttgattttgttgcattatTGGTCCCTTACCAATATATAAAGGCAATATGGTTATTTTACGTCAAATAATAGGGATGAAACATGCAATAAAAGATAAATTCAGGAAAGGTCCGACTTAAAAAAATAAGTCAGGGACTAAATATGTAGATTataccaaaccacagggaccatttgtgtaatttacttttacTAATTTTTGTAGGGTGAGAACTCATGCGTCCACCGAGCCGTATATAATTGCGAGTAATCGCCAGCTAAGCGCAATGCATCCGATTTATAGACTTCTGCACCCTCATTTTCGATATACAATGGAGATTAATGCGTTGGCTAGGGAATCGCTTATTAATTGTGCAGGGATTATCGAGTCGTCTTTTTCGCCTGGGAAGTATAGTATAGAGTTGAGCTCGGTTGCTTATGGTCAACTATGGCGTTTTGATAAAGAAGCCCTGCCTGAAGACCTAATTAGAAGGtaacttaaaaaaatatattacatcCAACCAAATCAGACTTTAATGGAAGATCCGAATTCTCCAAAaattaactttaattttattgtcTAGGGGTATGGCGGAGGAAGATCCGAATTCTCCACACGGGCTAAAACTATCCATCGAAGACTACCCATACGCAAATGACGGTTTAGTCCTTTGGGACGCAATCAAAACATGGGTAACCGATTATGTCACCCACTATTACCCCGACCCAAATCTCGTAACATCCGATCATGAGCTCCAATCATGGTGGACTGAAATCCGAACTGTGGGCCACGCAGACAAAAAAGACGAACCCTGGTGGCCCACCCTCCAAACCCCACAAGACCTAATCAAAATCCTTACAACAATGATATGGGTAACATCCGGTCACCACGCATCGGTCAACTTCGGTCAATACGATTATGGTGGTTACGTCCCGGGTCGACCCACAATTGCCCGGGTCAAAATGCCGTGTGAAGATCCATCCGAAGATAGATGGGAAAAGTTTAAGCAAAGGCCCGAAGATGAACTTTTGGCTACTTTTCCTTCTCAACTTCAAGGGTCGCAAATTATGTCGGTTTTGGATGTGTTGTCGAATCATTCACCTGATGAGGAATATATTGGGGAAAAAATGGAACCGGCTTTTGAACAGGATTTGAAGATTAAAGCGGCGTATGAGATATTTGCGGGGAAGTTGAAGGAATTGGAGGGGATTATTGATGGGAGGAATGCGGATGATGGGTTGAGGAACCGGAATGGAGTTGGGATTCCGCCGTATCAACTTCTTAAGCCTTTTTCGAAACCGGGGGTGACTGGAATGGGAGTCCCGAATAGTATTTCCATTTGAAGTGTAGTATAAAATAGCTAGTTGAAATGGTATGGAAGACTGGTGTGTCTGTCTTTATaacatattatatattatatacataataaataaataaataaatgtttggtATTATTAACATGAGTGTTAAGAATAGAGATAAATCATTTACACACATTTATAGGTTAAAAATCAATACATACCAAATTAACACACTTTTTAGTTTTTACAGGTTTtggaataaaattaaaataagttTTAGACTAAACTACGAAAAGTGGTTTGCAGAAAAAGGAAATCCAAAATATTTTCAATTTGTATTAATGTccaatttcaaattttttttattatttcggTCATGTCAATTTGAAAaaacgattatatatatatatatatatatatatatatatatatatatatatatatatatatatatatatatatatatatatatatatatatatatatatatatatatattctaactaAGTATTATATTATTGTATGCATGATTGTGTACCAatcaaaaaataatagaaaaacaatagttaaataaatCAATAAGGGTAAGTAGGTAATTTGAGAAATAACTTCCACAAATACTCCCTATAATTTTGCTAGTTCCGTTGATCTTAAcctaatccccccccccccactctctctctctctctttataaacGACCTATTGATCTGATCAATCTTCATCACCAATCGGCTTATAAACTACTTCAATCGGTGAAATGAATCGGGAAAGAAAGCCATCGACTGTGTGAATCGACGATTTCAATCGGCGACAAGGGAGGTTGTCTATCTCTTCATGTACTTCACATGCATGTATTCGAACCTTCTCTCGTTCTTCCCATCGTCTTTCCTCCAATCGCCACCGTCTTATCCCCAATATCCACCGCCGTTCTCGTCTTCGCTGCCACCTCTGCCAAATCTCCACCGCCTTGCCATCCCGCCTTCATTTCAGTTCTCGCTTCTCGCCTGTAACCCCTAAAGCCATCGCAACTTCATCTCCACAGTTCTCACCTGGTATGACTAGGTTTTCTTATTCACGACTGATTTACCGGATTAGGTTgtcttatcactcaatttcacttATTAATGTTGGTTTTAGGGTTTACCGCTTGTTTGCAGATGCTATTGGCGCTCATGTCCTCGGTGGGTTTGCTCGACGGAAGAAGCTGGAAGAAGGGTTGTGAGGGGTGTTGCTCCGATCAGTAACAGGTTCTCTTcccttttctttttgtttgaCTATTAGATAGAAATCATTGGGTGTTTGagttttgtttcatttgatagaAACCAATGGGTGTTTGATTTGGATGTTTGACAGGGAAGGAAAGGAAACACAAACGCGTTCTTGTTTGCAGGTGTACTTTATATTGATTTACTGTAAACCAATGAAGCTTAATCTTCAAATGGgtttttttaatttgatttgatttcaatTATAGAATGGATGTTTTGGGTTGATTGTTGGACAGAAATCAAAGAAATTTTGGATGTGTTTAGGTTTATTGCCTAATTCTTTCAAGGTGTAATATTTTTAGTGAATCGAGAATTTGTTCTGATTGTCTAATTTTTACAAGAAATTGAAAGTTGTTTTGATGCACACCAAGCGCTCGCTAAAATGCTTCAACTGAATGGTATTTCTTCATTTATAGTATTCTATcagaaaaaaatgtttttttatgataatcatgagcatattctgttagaatgccccaaattaatataattattggtaatgaattccaattctatcagaatggaatcacaaattccATTTATGCTGGAATGGAATATGGATATTTTCTAACTAATTTATTCATTGGATTTGTTTCCACAGAAGTTGATGTTTGAAGAACGGACCATGAAATTTGAACGACGCCTCTTAGCAACATTAttattttagaatgtattagtgtctttattagattttgatgttttttttttctgatttgaaagttttttagtttttttctttaacaataaatgtaattcttaggaattgttacatgtattctataagttatatataatttttgttttaattcttcaattgTTGGTtcgagaatttgttattctacaagaaatttTTAAAGTCGTGATCAAGAAATTTTGTTGTTCTagaatattattatttttgaacatactcaaacatattctgtcagaatgtccgaattaaaaaccttataattattaaaattcggatttttaaaattaatagaatctatgatcccttaaaatatgcaaatttcctttattaaatatgtattaattgactaaaatacccttctagttaaattggatggtatttttcaattatttttaattcaataatatgtattaatcactttcttaaaataagtaaaatgattgacccacatttatgaatacaataacacaataattagttttaatagaataacctaagcctatatatatatatatatatatatatatatatatatatatatatatatatatatatatatatatataagttcaattgaaagaaaaaaaaagttgagaatgaTAATCTAaacataaaaagacacggtggcaaacttataaatataataataaccttcaatctcaaacaCATAACTGTAGAGAATTAGATAACAGTTCAAACTCATTCCTAATcaatcgttcatcatccaaaattcttctccaaccttcaacaatcatccaaatttcttcaattAAATAATCATCAACGTCATCCAGTTTTAATCATTCATCGATTTTCGTCAATAACACGTTTATAAACACCATTCAACATTTgacaacaaaaattcgtttttggttctttATCCAACCTTCAATTCTGCTTTAATATGACCAGGtcttcaacatctacgattaattatactcccagcgtcattagatcaacatcatcgataatcaacaaaaattcacttcatatcattcattcaacatcgatcataaaaaaaaaacttcaaaattaaggttagaaaaagatcaatttttttttgaaaaaattcatataattctctatcaatctactattttgtaagatttaaatagtcaaagtatcatgtttttaacatttttaaaaaaaataacttgtatgcattccaactgtttgatgaaatgcataaactaaattgccacgttatattcacatatgaatatgttttctcacctgaatcagtatatgattattaaaacacaaaacaaatatgcaagtctgtatgttattcatatgtaaataacatataaaaaattatatatatttgtcaaaacaccttgttatattcatatgtgaatatactatgtaatattcataagtgaatatatatcatctaatattcacaaatgaatatactatgtaatattcacatgtgatatactaTGTAATACTGGAAGCCCCGACCAGCTCCCACTCTACCTCCTGCCGTGGTTACAACTGATGTAGCTGCAGCGG of the Lactuca sativa cultivar Salinas chromosome 6, Lsat_Salinas_v11, whole genome shotgun sequence genome contains:
- the LOC111890168 gene encoding linoleate 13S-lipoxygenase 2-1, chloroplastic; translation: YFKYKIFNYLYISNLNQDIVSNPSRTIIHHDKKNMLKPHLHHHHSNSTQPLPTRQHKAFVAGDGISSSGDSGSAASFLSLNKFSFPIKPNGLHAVRSSRQIKAIATDKSTATATTTKVKAIITVQVTMGGLISSIGLTKGLDDIADLLGKSLLLELVAADVDSRTGIPKDTIKHYAHHTGLDIKDVKYVAEFDVPDDFGQIGAILIENEHHKEMYLQTIRLEGFSNNTLEIITFNPNSWVHSKFDNPEKRIFFTNKSYLPSETPSGLKHLREKDLASLRGDGVPEGPRKKHDRIYDYDVYNDLGDPDKKPELARPVLGTEDLPYPRRCKTGRPRTKSDPLSESRHSGIYVPRDEAFSELKNMTFSARTVYSLMHAVIPSLQTSIIDHELPFPHFTSIDSLYKDGLHMPQLESKGFLRNTLPRLLKMVEDTQHSILRFETPAIFKKDKFCWLKDEELCRQTLAGLHPCAIQCVKEWPLKSQLDPEVYGPPESAITKELIEEVIGGIIPVEEALKQKKLYIIDYHDILLPYVNKVREIENMRTTLYGSRLLMFLTPSGTLRPVAIELVRPPGDGTPQWKQAFTPRWDSTGAWLWKLAKVHFLAHDTGIHQLVSHWVRTHASTEPYIIASNRQLSAMHPIYRLLHPHFRYTMEINALARESLINCAGIIESSFSPGKYSIELSSVAYGQLWRFDKEALPEDLIRRGMAEEDPNSPHGLKLSIEDYPYANDGLVLWDAIKTWVTDYVTHYYPDPNLVTSDHELQSWWTEIRTVGHADKKDEPWWPTLQTPQDLIKILTTMIWVTSGHHASVNFGQYDYGGYVPGRPTIARVKMPCEDPSEDRWEKFKQRPEDELLATFPSQLQGSQIMSVLDVLSNHSPDEEYIGEKMEPAFEQDLKIKAAYEIFAGKLKELEGIIDGRNADDGLRNRNGVGIPPYQLLKPFSKPGVTGMGVPNSISI